Proteins encoded by one window of Halobaculum halobium:
- a CDS encoding NADH-quinone oxidoreductase subunit B, producing MSSDNRPFVTDDSQVLTDTRDARMTGEDNRFNSKLREAFGSSPFILTKFDKFMNWVRGSSMFMLQFGIACCSIEMMHTYAVKHDLDRFGAGVPRASPRQADVIIVPGTIVSKFAPRMKRVYDQMPEPKFVIGMGSCTISGGPFQEGYNVIKGAEEVIPVDIHVPGCPPRPEALVYGVAKLQERIANGESSPVTVKPYELEQFGDLDRDEIVDQLAQEIDEEDLVMRYNWADSP from the coding sequence ATGAGCAGCGACAACAGACCGTTCGTCACGGACGACAGCCAGGTACTGACCGACACCCGGGACGCCCGGATGACGGGCGAGGACAACCGCTTCAACTCGAAGCTGCGCGAGGCGTTCGGCTCCTCGCCGTTCATCCTCACCAAGTTCGACAAGTTCATGAACTGGGTGCGGGGCTCCTCGATGTTCATGCTGCAGTTCGGTATCGCCTGCTGCAGCATCGAGATGATGCACACCTACGCCGTGAAGCACGACCTTGACCGCTTCGGCGCGGGCGTGCCGCGCGCGTCGCCGCGACAGGCGGACGTGATCATCGTTCCCGGGACGATCGTCTCGAAGTTCGCCCCGCGGATGAAGCGCGTGTACGACCAGATGCCCGAGCCGAAGTTCGTCATCGGCATGGGCTCGTGCACGATTTCCGGCGGCCCGTTCCAGGAGGGGTACAACGTGATCAAGGGAGCCGAGGAGGTCATCCCGGTCGACATCCACGTCCCCGGCTGCCCGCCCCGGCCCGAGGCGCTGGTGTACGGCGTCGCGAAGCTCCAGGAGCGCATCGCCAACGGCGAGTCCTCGCCGGTGACGGTGAAGCCCTACGAACTCGAGCAGTTCGGCGACCTCGACCGCGACGAGATCGTCGACCAGCTCGCACAGGAGATCGACGAGGAGGACCTCGTCATGCGGTACAACTGGGCGGACTCCCCCTAA
- a CDS encoding 5-(carboxyamino)imidazole ribonucleotide synthase: protein MTPTCPGPTLGVVGGGQLGRMLAEAASPLGVDVVVLDPTPDCPAARVAEQIEGSFDDPDAVRELADRADALTLEIELADPDVLEAVGEEYDVPVHPSPDALRTIQDKLVQKRAFADAGIPVPEFVAVDGAADLADAVERFGGCMLKARTGGYDGRGNVPVEPGDDYGAKLAEVGAGDDGAMAEELIDFERELSVVAVRGDGERRAFPVVENVHREEILRETVAPARCSEAVAERAHEVALDTLETLDGRGVFAMELFEESDGTVSVNEVAPRPHNSGHWSIEGATTSQFEQHVRAALGWPLGTAEARAPTVMANVLGDVSEPRPASLSGVGAVLAAPNANLHWYGKREARPLRKLGHLTLVDADGDAAAEDPAARDDLLARARDLRDGLTFE from the coding sequence GTGACACCGACCTGTCCCGGACCGACGCTGGGCGTCGTCGGCGGGGGTCAACTCGGCCGCATGCTCGCGGAGGCCGCCTCGCCGCTCGGCGTCGACGTGGTCGTGCTGGACCCGACGCCGGACTGCCCCGCGGCGCGCGTCGCCGAACAGATCGAGGGATCGTTCGACGATCCCGACGCGGTCCGCGAACTCGCCGATCGGGCCGACGCGCTGACGCTGGAGATCGAACTCGCCGACCCCGACGTGCTGGAGGCGGTCGGCGAGGAGTACGACGTGCCCGTTCACCCCTCGCCGGACGCGCTGCGCACGATCCAAGACAAGCTCGTCCAGAAGCGGGCGTTCGCCGACGCCGGAATTCCGGTCCCCGAGTTCGTCGCCGTGGACGGCGCCGCCGACCTCGCCGACGCGGTCGAGCGCTTCGGCGGTTGCATGCTGAAGGCCCGGACCGGCGGCTACGACGGCCGCGGCAACGTTCCCGTCGAACCCGGCGACGACTACGGGGCCAAGTTGGCCGAGGTGGGCGCCGGCGACGACGGCGCGATGGCCGAGGAGCTGATCGACTTCGAGCGGGAACTCTCGGTGGTCGCGGTCCGCGGCGACGGCGAGCGACGCGCGTTTCCCGTGGTCGAGAACGTCCACCGCGAGGAGATCCTCCGCGAGACGGTCGCGCCCGCACGGTGCTCGGAGGCGGTCGCCGAGCGCGCCCACGAGGTCGCGCTCGACACGCTGGAGACGCTCGACGGGCGCGGCGTGTTCGCGATGGAACTCTTCGAGGAGTCGGACGGGACGGTCTCGGTCAACGAGGTCGCCCCGCGCCCCCACAACTCCGGTCACTGGAGCATCGAGGGGGCGACGACCTCCCAGTTCGAACAGCACGTCCGCGCGGCCCTCGGGTGGCCCCTCGGGACCGCGGAGGCGCGCGCGCCGACCGTGATGGCGAACGTCCTCGGCGACGTATCCGAACCGCGTCCGGCGTCGCTGTCGGGCGTCGGTGCCGTCCTTGCGGCGCCGAACGCGAACCTCCACTGGTACGGGAAGCGGGAGGCCCGCCCGCTGCGCAAGCTGGGCCACCTCACGCTCGTCGACGCCGACGGCGACGCCGCGGCCGAGGACCCGGCCGCCCGCGACGACCTGCTCGCCCGCGCCCGCGACCTGCGCGACGGGCTCACCTTCGAGTGA
- the purE gene encoding 5-(carboxyamino)imidazole ribonucleotide mutase → MPTVQDLIDRLESDANSDADPDSTPDVGVIMGSDSDLDVMQGAFDALDELGFTEQTDFHDPPDTRFTYETYVVSAHRTPELMYVYGETAADRGLDVIVAGAGGKSADLPNMTASIAYPIPVIGVPVQEKSVDSVIGMPTGAPIVAVDAGKSFNAALSAAQILAREHGEIEQRLVEYHDDLQGGVADVSADLHDLGVEGFRASRADGE, encoded by the coding sequence ATGCCAACCGTTCAGGACCTCATCGACCGACTCGAATCGGACGCGAACAGCGACGCCGACCCGGACTCGACGCCCGACGTGGGCGTGATCATGGGGTCGGACTCGGACCTCGACGTGATGCAGGGGGCGTTCGACGCCCTCGACGAGTTGGGGTTCACAGAGCAGACCGACTTCCACGACCCGCCCGATACGCGATTCACCTACGAGACGTACGTCGTCTCCGCGCATCGGACGCCCGAACTCATGTACGTGTACGGGGAGACCGCCGCCGACCGCGGCCTCGACGTGATCGTCGCCGGGGCCGGCGGGAAGTCCGCCGACCTGCCGAACATGACCGCGAGCATCGCCTACCCGATCCCGGTGATCGGCGTGCCGGTGCAAGAGAAGTCCGTCGACTCGGTGATCGGGATGCCGACGGGCGCGCCCATCGTCGCCGTCGACGCCGGTAAGTCGTTCAACGCGGCGCTGTCGGCCGCACAGATCCTCGCCCGGGAACACGGCGAGATCGAACAGCGACTCGTCGAGTACCACGATGACCTGCAGGGGGGCGTCGCCGACGTGTCCGCGGACCTCCACGACCTCGGAGTCGAGGGGTTCCGCGCGTCGCGTGCAGACGGAGAGTAG
- the nthB gene encoding nitrile hydratase subunit beta: MDGIHDLGGMDSFHDLPPDQPDDASPFHHEWEGVVQSLYITGLGSDTFELDRFRYTLEGDDPERYLTVPYYERWLGAIETLFVEAGVVDADELRERAESFAAGEAEVPDETDPNRLPALLEGTREKYLSRRGDGDPEFAVGDRVHVRKRHPAGHTRCPRYVRGAEGEVVADRGAHVYPDENALDGREGADGERAEQLYNVRFDAEDLWGDDCTDADGLHIELWEPYLVASDAA; this comes from the coding sequence ATGGACGGGATACACGATCTCGGCGGGATGGACTCCTTCCACGATCTCCCGCCGGACCAGCCCGACGACGCCAGCCCGTTCCACCACGAGTGGGAGGGCGTCGTCCAATCGCTGTACATCACCGGCCTCGGCTCCGACACGTTCGAACTCGACCGCTTCCGGTACACGCTGGAGGGCGACGATCCCGAGCGTTATCTGACGGTTCCCTACTACGAGCGCTGGCTGGGCGCGATCGAGACGCTGTTCGTCGAGGCGGGCGTCGTCGACGCCGACGAGCTTCGCGAGCGGGCCGAGTCGTTCGCCGCGGGGGAGGCCGAGGTGCCCGACGAGACGGACCCCAACCGGCTCCCCGCGCTGCTTGAGGGCACCCGCGAGAAGTACCTGAGCCGACGCGGCGACGGCGACCCTGAGTTCGCCGTCGGCGACCGCGTCCACGTTCGCAAACGCCACCCCGCGGGCCACACGCGCTGCCCGCGGTACGTCCGCGGCGCCGAGGGCGAGGTCGTCGCCGACCGCGGCGCGCACGTGTACCCCGACGAGAACGCACTCGACGGGCGGGAAGGCGCCGACGGCGAGCGCGCCGAGCAACTGTACAACGTCCGCTTCGACGCCGAGGACCTCTGGGGCGACGACTGTACCGACGCCGACGGCCTCCACATCGAGCTGTGGGAGCCGTACTTGGTCGCGTCCGACGCCGCGTAG
- a CDS encoding NADH-quinone oxidoreductase subunit A, which produces MNAWIAIGALAVMGVGIPLGMMAVSAILRPSVPEQGKSATYESGEIPTGSATGIQFNIQYYMVALLFVVFDIETVLIFPWAVIYQPALEAGAGLTTVLLPMLIFIGVLVVGLVWAWRQGAVKWVSSPRAARQKTERS; this is translated from the coding sequence ATGAATGCATGGATAGCGATCGGCGCGTTGGCGGTGATGGGCGTGGGCATCCCCCTCGGGATGATGGCGGTGTCCGCGATCCTCCGCCCCAGCGTGCCAGAACAGGGCAAGAGCGCCACCTACGAGTCCGGTGAGATCCCGACGGGGTCGGCGACGGGCATTCAGTTCAACATCCAGTACTATATGGTTGCGCTGCTGTTCGTCGTGTTCGACATCGAGACCGTTCTGATCTTCCCGTGGGCCGTCATCTACCAGCCCGCGCTGGAGGCGGGAGCCGGCCTGACGACGGTGCTGCTTCCGATGTTGATCTTCATCGGGGTACTCGTCGTCGGACTCGTGTGGGCGTGGCGACAGGGCGCCGTGAAGTGGGTTTCCAGCCCGCGTGCGGCGAGACAGAAGACGGAGCGTTCCTGA
- a CDS encoding NADH-quinone oxidoreductase subunit D — MSLEEPEPDVPAPVEEQSPDELAELLGDHVIGREEHLNAPGYVIRPDAVQDVLSTLKTEAGYDHLSCVTAQEYEDRYESIYHLKKFDDPTQEVSVVVPADRENPVSESAEPVFRTADWHEREAYDLIGIDYDDHPDLRRILLPETWQGHPLAKDYDQDRPQVVPLRENANPLQDDHRGEDDTDTMFLNIGPHHPATHGVLHLKTTLDGEQVADVESDIGYLHRCEEQICQNGTYRHQIMPYPDRWDYISAGLLNEWAYARAAEDMADIEVPEYAQVIRTMGAELCRIAAHMLAVGTFALDVYGDFTAIFMYAIRDREKTQNILEDLTGQRLMFNYFRLGGVVWDLPEPREEFFEKTRDFLEDLPEALEEYHDLISGNEILQMRTIDTGVLPPEVAKNYGATGPVARGSGVDYDLRRDDPYGYYDELDWDVVTEDGCDNYSRLLVRLREVEESAKIIEQCIDLLEDWPEEDRTIQANVPRTLKPDDDTEIYRAVEGAKGELGIYMRSDGTDKPARFKIRSPCFSNLQTLPEMAEGEYVPDLVAALGSLDIVLGEVDR; from the coding sequence ATGAGTCTGGAAGAACCCGAGCCGGACGTTCCGGCACCGGTCGAGGAACAGTCCCCCGACGAGCTCGCGGAGCTGCTGGGCGATCACGTCATCGGTCGCGAGGAGCACCTGAACGCGCCGGGGTACGTGATCCGACCGGACGCAGTCCAGGACGTACTCTCGACGCTGAAAACCGAGGCGGGCTACGACCACCTCTCGTGTGTCACCGCCCAGGAGTACGAGGACCGCTACGAGTCCATCTACCACCTGAAAAAGTTCGACGACCCGACCCAGGAGGTCAGCGTCGTCGTCCCTGCCGACCGTGAGAATCCGGTCAGCGAGTCGGCCGAGCCCGTCTTCCGAACGGCCGACTGGCACGAGCGCGAGGCGTACGACCTGATCGGCATCGACTACGACGACCACCCCGACCTCCGCCGCATCCTCCTCCCCGAAACCTGGCAGGGACACCCGCTCGCGAAGGACTACGACCAAGACCGCCCGCAGGTCGTCCCCCTGCGCGAGAACGCCAACCCGCTTCAGGATGACCACCGCGGAGAGGACGACACGGACACGATGTTCCTCAACATCGGTCCCCACCACCCGGCGACCCACGGCGTTCTTCACTTGAAGACGACGCTGGACGGCGAGCAGGTCGCCGACGTCGAAAGCGACATCGGCTACCTCCACCGCTGCGAGGAGCAGATCTGTCAGAACGGCACCTACCGCCACCAGATCATGCCGTACCCCGACCGCTGGGACTACATCTCGGCGGGGCTGCTCAACGAGTGGGCGTACGCGCGAGCGGCCGAGGACATGGCCGACATCGAGGTGCCCGAGTACGCGCAGGTCATCCGGACCATGGGCGCCGAACTGTGCCGGATCGCCGCGCACATGCTCGCGGTCGGCACGTTCGCGCTCGACGTGTACGGCGACTTCACCGCCATTTTCATGTACGCGATCCGGGACCGCGAGAAGACCCAGAACATCTTAGAGGATCTGACGGGCCAGCGGCTCATGTTCAACTACTTCCGGCTCGGCGGGGTCGTCTGGGACCTGCCCGAACCCCGCGAGGAGTTCTTCGAGAAGACTCGAGACTTCCTCGAGGACCTGCCGGAGGCGCTGGAGGAGTACCACGACCTCATCTCGGGCAACGAGATCCTCCAGATGCGGACGATCGACACGGGCGTGCTGCCGCCGGAGGTCGCGAAGAACTACGGCGCCACCGGCCCGGTCGCTCGCGGGTCGGGCGTCGACTACGACCTCCGTCGCGACGACCCGTACGGCTACTACGACGAACTCGACTGGGACGTCGTCACCGAGGACGGCTGCGACAACTACAGCCGCCTGCTCGTGCGTCTGCGGGAGGTCGAGGAATCCGCGAAGATCATCGAGCAGTGCATCGACCTGCTCGAGGACTGGCCCGAGGAGGACCGCACCATCCAGGCCAACGTCCCGCGGACGCTGAAGCCGGACGACGACACCGAGATCTACCGCGCGGTCGAGGGCGCCAAGGGCGAACTCGGCATCTACATGCGCTCGGACGGGACGGACAAGCCGGCCCGATTCAAGATTCGGTCGCCGTGCTTCTCGAACCTCCAGACGCTGCCGGAGATGGCTGAGGGCGAGTACGTGCCCGACCTCGTCGCCGCGCTCGGTAGCCTGGACATCGTCCTCGGCGAGGTGGACAGATGA
- a CDS encoding NuoI/complex I 23 kDa subunit family protein translates to MIGILKGMATTMKHALDGKTFTVEYPDVAPEVSPRFRGVHKFSQERCIWCRQCENVCPNDTIQIVQDDQRNGEQYNLHIGQCIYCRLCEEVCPVDAILLTQNFEFTADTKDEFVYNKEQLKNVPWYKGIDPLNSRNPDRNAWVGEGDGEIDYQ, encoded by the coding sequence ATGATCGGAATCCTGAAAGGAATGGCGACGACGATGAAGCACGCGCTGGACGGCAAGACGTTCACGGTCGAGTACCCGGACGTCGCGCCCGAGGTGAGCCCGCGGTTCCGCGGGGTCCACAAGTTCTCCCAAGAGCGGTGCATCTGGTGCCGCCAGTGTGAGAACGTCTGTCCGAACGACACGATCCAGATCGTGCAGGACGACCAGCGCAACGGCGAACAGTACAACCTCCACATCGGGCAGTGCATCTACTGCCGGCTGTGTGAGGAGGTGTGTCCGGTGGACGCCATCTTGCTGACGCAGAACTTCGAGTTCACCGCCGACACGAAAGACGAGTTCGTCTACAACAAAGAGCAGCTGAAGAACGTCCCCTGGTACAAGGGGATCGACCCGCTCAACTCGCGCAACCCCGACCGCAACGCGTGGGTCGGCGAGGGCGACGGCGAGATCGACTACCAGTAG
- a CDS encoding complex I subunit 1/NuoH family protein encodes MTGAVPLQQGMLPDTIANLLGLNAFGIAGEIVAALLGAFLIANFLLINTAFAGPWAKRKITAAFTDRIAVNRIGPFGLFVIVADAVRLLSKELIVPEGADRPAWDLGPLLIPFSALLGFAVIPMGSGLQLADPETGLAFAFAASSIASLGLIMMGYASNNKYSLLGGLRAVASNIAYEIPLIVTGVSVVLFTGTLQMSAIVEAQQATFISVAGIAIPQWFAFVNPFAFVLFVVANVAEVGRNPFDIPEAPTEIVAGYQTEYSSVYFVLIYLGEFIHIFLGGAIAATLFLGGPAGPGPAALGIVWFTAKIWAFFLFTQWLRSAVPRLRVDQFIEIGWKGMLVLAFANLVLTAVIVGVLA; translated from the coding sequence ATGACCGGGGCGGTCCCGCTCCAACAGGGGATGCTCCCCGACACGATCGCGAACCTGCTGGGACTGAACGCGTTCGGGATCGCCGGCGAGATCGTCGCGGCGCTGCTGGGCGCGTTCCTCATCGCCAACTTCCTGCTCATCAACACGGCCTTCGCGGGCCCGTGGGCGAAACGGAAGATCACGGCGGCGTTCACCGACCGCATCGCGGTCAACCGGATCGGCCCGTTCGGCCTGTTCGTCATCGTCGCGGACGCGGTCCGGCTCCTCTCGAAGGAGCTGATCGTTCCCGAGGGCGCAGACCGCCCCGCGTGGGATCTCGGTCCGCTCCTCATCCCGTTCTCGGCGCTGCTCGGCTTCGCGGTCATCCCGATGGGCAGCGGCCTGCAGTTGGCCGACCCCGAGACGGGGCTGGCGTTCGCGTTCGCCGCCTCGTCCATCGCGTCGCTCGGGCTGATCATGATGGGATACGCGTCGAACAACAAGTACAGCCTGCTCGGCGGCCTGCGCGCGGTGGCCTCGAACATCGCCTATGAGATCCCGCTCATCGTCACCGGCGTCTCCGTCGTCCTGTTCACGGGGACGCTCCAGATGAGCGCGATCGTCGAGGCCCAGCAGGCGACGTTCATCAGCGTCGCCGGGATCGCGATCCCGCAGTGGTTCGCGTTCGTCAACCCGTTCGCGTTCGTGCTGTTCGTGGTCGCGAACGTCGCGGAGGTCGGGCGCAACCCGTTCGACATCCCGGAGGCGCCCACTGAGATCGTCGCCGGCTACCAGACCGAGTACTCCTCGGTCTACTTCGTGCTCATCTACCTGGGTGAGTTCATCCACATCTTCCTCGGCGGCGCCATCGCGGCGACGCTGTTCCTCGGCGGCCCGGCCGGGCCCGGCCCGGCGGCGCTGGGGATCGTCTGGTTCACCGCGAAGATCTGGGCGTTCTTCCTGTTCACGCAGTGGCTCCGCTCGGCGGTGCCGCGGCTGCGCGTGGATCAGTTCATCGAGATCGGCTGGAAGGGCATGCTCGTGCTCGCGTTTGCGAACCTCGTCCTCACCGCGGTCATCGTGGGGGTGCTCGCGTAA
- a CDS encoding pyridoxal phosphate-dependent aminotransferase has product MSDDFAYEFAERVERVEPSATLAISNAANELEAEGHDVVDLSVGAPDFPTPENVVEAGKAAMDAGHTGYTSSNGVPELKEAIAEKLRADDIDADAGDVIVTPGAKQALYETVQTLVDDGDEVVLLDPAWVSYEAMVKLAGGDLARVDLAPHDFSLADGLDDLAETVSDDTELLIVNSPSNPTGAVYSDEGLEGVRDLAVEHDFAVISDEIYDEIVYGVEQTSLASLDGMADRTVTINGFSKAYSMTGWRLGYLHATGDLISQAGKLHSHSVSCATNFVQRAGVEALRNTDESVEEMRAAFESRRDMLVDLFDDHAVDVTVPDGAFYMMLPVDDDDSAWAEEAIQEAHVATVPGSAFGAPGYARISYAASEERLKEGMERLFDAGLLGDD; this is encoded by the coding sequence GTGAGCGACGACTTCGCGTACGAGTTCGCCGAGCGCGTCGAACGCGTCGAGCCGTCGGCGACGCTGGCGATCTCCAACGCCGCGAACGAACTGGAGGCCGAGGGCCACGACGTGGTCGACCTGTCGGTCGGCGCGCCCGACTTCCCCACCCCCGAGAACGTCGTCGAGGCCGGTAAGGCCGCGATGGACGCGGGGCACACGGGCTACACCTCCTCGAACGGCGTTCCCGAACTGAAGGAGGCGATCGCCGAGAAGCTCCGCGCCGACGACATCGACGCCGACGCCGGCGACGTGATCGTCACCCCCGGCGCCAAGCAGGCGCTGTACGAGACCGTCCAGACGCTCGTCGACGACGGGGACGAAGTCGTCCTCCTCGACCCGGCGTGGGTGTCTTACGAGGCGATGGTGAAGCTCGCCGGCGGCGACCTTGCCCGCGTCGATCTCGCGCCCCACGACTTCTCGCTTGCCGACGGACTCGACGACCTCGCGGAGACGGTCTCCGACGACACGGAACTGCTGATCGTCAACTCCCCGTCGAATCCGACGGGCGCCGTCTACTCCGACGAGGGACTGGAGGGTGTCCGCGACCTCGCGGTCGAGCACGACTTCGCAGTCATCTCAGACGAGATCTACGACGAGATCGTCTACGGCGTCGAGCAGACCAGCCTCGCAAGCCTGGACGGGATGGCCGACCGCACGGTCACGATCAACGGGTTCTCGAAGGCGTACTCGATGACCGGCTGGCGGTTGGGCTACCTGCACGCCACGGGCGACCTGATCTCGCAGGCGGGGAAGCTCCACAGCCACTCGGTCTCCTGTGCGACGAACTTCGTTCAGCGCGCCGGCGTCGAGGCCCTGCGCAACACCGACGAGTCGGTCGAGGAGATGCGCGCGGCCTTCGAGTCCCGCCGCGACATGCTCGTCGACCTGTTCGACGACCACGCTGTCGACGTGACGGTCCCCGACGGCGCGTTCTACATGATGCTTCCCGTCGACGACGACGACTCGGCGTGGGCCGAGGAGGCGATCCAGGAGGCGCACGTCGCGACCGTCCCCGGGTCGGCGTTCGGCGCGCCCGGCTACGCCCGCATCAGCTACGCCGCCAGCGAGGAGCGCCTGAAGGAGGGCATGGAGCGCCTCTTCGACGCGGGCCTCCTCGGCGACGACTGA
- a CDS encoding NADH-quinone oxidoreductase subunit J, whose translation MVVETIAFALFALVTVGSSLGVVLVEDVWHSALLLGAALLSVAVHYVMLQAELLAAMQILVYVGGVLILITFAVMLVRREGEPEAMEVLDA comes from the coding sequence ATGGTTGTAGAGACTATCGCGTTCGCGCTGTTCGCCCTCGTCACCGTGGGGAGCAGTTTGGGCGTGGTGCTCGTCGAGGACGTGTGGCACTCCGCACTCCTCCTCGGGGCCGCGCTGCTCAGCGTCGCGGTGCACTACGTGATGTTGCAGGCGGAGCTGCTGGCCGCCATGCAGATCCTCGTCTACGTGGGCGGGGTCCTGATCCTCATCACGTTCGCCGTGATGCTGGTACGCAGGGAGGGTGAACCGGAGGCAATGGAGGTGCTCGACGCGTGA
- the ribH gene encoding 6,7-dimethyl-8-ribityllumazine synthase yields MTETTLGLVVARYYASIAEAMEESAREAVAERSATVAETVDVPGAYDTPLAADRLARRDDIDAVAVVGTIVSGDTDHDQVIGQAIAAKLADVSLDRDTPVTFGVSGPGQSGAEARERAEKGAEAASSAVDLAEGLPAAEVAA; encoded by the coding sequence ATGACCGAGACGACACTCGGCCTGGTGGTCGCGCGCTACTACGCGTCCATCGCCGAGGCCATGGAGGAGTCCGCCCGCGAGGCGGTCGCCGAGCGCAGCGCGACCGTCGCAGAGACCGTCGACGTCCCCGGCGCGTACGACACGCCGCTGGCGGCCGACCGGCTCGCCCGCCGCGACGACATCGACGCCGTCGCCGTCGTCGGCACCATCGTCTCCGGCGACACCGATCACGACCAGGTGATCGGCCAGGCCATCGCCGCGAAGCTCGCCGACGTGAGCCTCGACCGCGACACGCCCGTCACGTTCGGCGTGTCCGGCCCCGGACAGAGCGGGGCGGAGGCCCGGGAACGCGCCGAAAAAGGCGCGGAGGCCGCGTCGTCCGCCGTGGATCTGGCCGAGGGGCTACCGGCCGCGGAGGTGGCCGCGTGA
- a CDS encoding flippase activity-associated protein Agl23 codes for MLYEATWGAGEKFWGTWAAGTHSGHPYVPYVWDIVETLAYGSGVLVVLAVVGFLADGYGEARGTRSVVAYATYWGAASLVGYPVATDIQAPWAAVHIVLPLSIPAAVGLASIGDSMRDAVETGDAVTAGLAGLIVLAAVGGVAAPNADYWNSASAEDKQVLQWAQPENDYKHALEDAGAVARDNEGTDVLWVGTSTPRGTRLYVSDESSVDRMPPGGPSWHSRLPTPWYLELHDANVTSTPPEARFEGLPPAEEMPPVVIAKPSDAEELETRLDGYESREYAFRLWTERIVVFIDEAALADARE; via the coding sequence GTGCTGTACGAGGCGACGTGGGGCGCCGGCGAGAAGTTCTGGGGCACGTGGGCCGCCGGCACCCACTCGGGGCACCCGTACGTCCCGTACGTCTGGGACATCGTCGAGACGCTGGCGTACGGGTCCGGCGTGCTCGTCGTGCTCGCGGTCGTGGGCTTCCTCGCCGACGGCTATGGTGAGGCCCGTGGCACCCGTTCGGTCGTCGCGTACGCGACGTACTGGGGTGCGGCGTCGCTGGTCGGCTACCCGGTCGCGACTGACATCCAGGCGCCGTGGGCGGCGGTCCACATCGTGCTCCCGCTGTCGATCCCGGCGGCCGTCGGACTCGCCTCCATCGGCGACTCGATGCGGGACGCGGTCGAAACAGGGGACGCGGTCACGGCGGGGCTCGCGGGGCTGATCGTCCTCGCTGCCGTCGGCGGCGTTGCCGCACCCAACGCTGACTACTGGAACTCGGCGTCGGCCGAAGACAAGCAGGTGCTCCAGTGGGCCCAGCCCGAGAACGACTACAAGCACGCGCTAGAGGACGCCGGCGCCGTCGCCCGAGACAACGAGGGGACAGACGTGCTGTGGGTGGGCACGAGCACGCCGCGCGGGACGCGGCTGTACGTCTCCGACGAGTCAAGCGTCGACCGAATGCCGCCCGGCGGGCCGAGTTGGCACTCCCGACTGCCGACCCCCTGGTACCTCGAACTCCACGACGCGAACGTCACGTCGACGCCGCCAGAGGCGCGCTTCGAGGGGCTCCCGCCGGCCGAGGAGATGCCACCGGTCGTCATCGCCAAGCCGAGCGACGCCGAGGAGTTGGAGACCCGCCTCGACGGCTACGAGTCGCGGGAATACGCCTTCCGGCTGTGGACCGAACGCATCGTCGTGTTCATCGACGAGGCGGCGCTCGCCGACGCCCGAGAGTGA